The following coding sequences are from one Nicotiana tomentosiformis chromosome 3, ASM39032v3, whole genome shotgun sequence window:
- the LOC104105799 gene encoding F-box protein PP2-A13, with the protein MGAGFSSLADHEKLTSDGSSKPGLEDLSESCIALVLTHLDPTEICKFASVNTTFRQASLTDVVWETKLPENYRILVKNLWDEGSCSYSLTKKEMFARLCRPNHFGTSKNKTFWLEKNRGICVCISWKEMKITGIEDRRYWSHNSSDESRFGTVAFLKQIWWVEVEGNLEFEFPVGKYSLFFRLQLGKNSRKVLGRRICNVEQVHGWNIKPVQFQLSSSNGQLATAQYYLNEPGKWTQYHVGDFVVENSTMPTKLKFSMTQIDCTHTKGGLSLDSVLILPAEI; encoded by the exons ATGGGGGCTGGATTTTCTAGCTTGGCGGATCATGAGAAATTAACAAGTGATGGTTCCTCAAAGCCTGGACTTGAAGACTTGTCGGAGAGCTGCATAGCTTTGGTCCTTACGCACCTCGACCCCACTGAGATCTGTAAATTTGCTAGCGTGAATACAACATTCCGTCAAGCTTCCTTGACTGATGTTGTCTGGGAAACAAAGTTGCCTGAAAATTATCGAATTCTTGTGAAAAACCTCTGGGACGAAGGTTCATGTTCCTACAGCTTAACCAAGAAAGAGATGTTTGCCAGGTTATGTCGTCCTAATCATTTTGGCACTAGCAAAAACAAG ACGTTTTGGCTGGAAAAGAATAGAGGGATATGTGTGTGTATATCGTGGAAGGAAATGAAGATAACAGGCATAGAAGACAGGAGATACTGGAGCCATAACTCTTCTGATGAATCAAG ATTCGGTACAGTTGCATTTCTTAAACAAATATGGTGGGTAGAAGTGGAAGGAAACCTGGAATTCGAATTCCCAGTAGGGAAATACAGCCTATTCTTTCGTCTGCAGCTGGGAAAAAACTCGAGAAAAGTACTAGGCCGACGAATCTGCAATGTTGAACAAGTCCATGGCTGGAATATCAAACCGGTGCAGTTTCAATTATCATCATCAAATGGTCAGCTTGCCACTGCACAATATTATTTGAATGAGCCAGGAAAATGGACACAATATCATGTGGGAGATTTTGTGGTGGAAAATTCTACCATGCCAACAAAGTTAAAATTCTCAATGACTCAAATTGATTGCACCCACACTAAAGGTGGTCTTTCCTTAGACTCTGTGCTCATTCTCCCTGCTGAGATTTGA
- the LOC104094753 gene encoding F-box protein At4g00755 — MERCGDFMQWLLPDMSIKILMCLEDPSDLVRVSAVSSSWRQFVIGNGLCKHLCLRRFPEISRVANMVDVKNTITPVVSQPEKTTEWLCQEWDHRVYAFMAQGLSNCTRKDCLLDAILASSTDNYPEESILNTLEPSDRVGRRASYWSSRGESDPTVPETLTYKLISKLCLISEFHVQPFQAYFQFGFPIYSAKAVRFRVGHPNVKIDVESDDRHESAAAQGSLLDKIIWTYTSPAFPMAQENSLQKFKLPEPVLCIGGVLQVELLGRVQRQELDGQYYICVSHVQVVGRPLLPAFDVEILDESGKWNLKYYPKENSCQSRTKFSVGESSSTRLRSFGSNLRGWEQMILDTLLGAGAVVVDDDSDEEYDV, encoded by the exons ATGGAGAGATGTGGGGATTTTATGCAATGGCTTCTACCTGATATGTCTATAAAGATCTTAATGTGTTTGGAGGATCCTTCTGATCTTGTTCGGGTTTCTGCTGTTTCTAGTTCTTGGCGCCAATTCG TGATTGGAAATGGATTGTGTAAGCATCTCTGTTTAAGGAGATTTCCTGAAATATCAAGGGTTGCAAATATGGTTGATGTTAAAAACACGATTACACCAGTGGTATCTCAGCCTGAAAAAACTACCGAGTGGTTATGTCAGGAGTGGGATCACAGAGTTTATGCATTTATGGCACAAGGCCTTTCCAACTGTACGAGGAAAGATTGCTTACTAGATGCAATCCTTGCATCAAGCACTGATAACTATCCTGAAGAAAGCATTCTGAATACATTAGAACCGAGTGACCGGGTTGGCCGCAGGGCTTCATACTGGTCAAGTAGAGGAGAAAGTGATCCTACTGTTCCTGAGAcactaacatataaattaatctCAAAGTTGTGCTTGATTTCAGAATTTCATGTACAACCATTTCAAG CGTATTTCCAGTTTGGCTTTCCCATTTATTCAGCAAAAGCTGTGAGATTCAGAGTGGGACATCCTAATGTTAAGATAGATGTAGAAAGTGACGACAGACATGAATCTGCGGCTGCTCAAGGATCTTTGTTGGACAAGATCATATGGACATATACCTCACCAGCATTTCCCATGGCTCAG GAGAACAGCTTGCAGAAGTTTAAGCTGCCAGAACCTGTTCTTTGCATTGGTGGAGTCCTACAAGTAGAGCTCTTAGGCAGAGTTCAAAGACAAGAATTGGATGGTCAATATTATATATG TGTGTCGCATGTTCAAGTTGTTGGAAGACCACTCTTGCCAGCATTTGATGTTGAGATACTCGATGAATCCGGAAAGTGGAACCTGAAGTATTACCCAAAAGAAAACTCGTGCCAATCACGTACTAAATTTTCTGTAGGAGAGTCAAGTAGTACTCGGCTTCGTAGTTTTGGTTCAAACTTAAGGGGATGGGAGCAAATGATCCTGGATACACTACTAGGAGCTGGAGCTGTCGTGGTTGATGATGATTCAGATGAGGAGTATGATGTCTAG